In Deinococcus aerius, the following proteins share a genomic window:
- a CDS encoding 5'-methylthioadenosine/adenosylhomocysteine nucleosidase has translation MLAIMGAMDEEIELLLEGLQGREDLTRPGVTLYRGTLDGVPVLLTQSGIGKVNAAMTATYLLQEGATRVIFTGVAGGVHPDLRVGDIVVSSDLVQHDVDVTALNYAPGTIPGEASSWAADEALRTVALEAAGEIEGVQVLEGRVASGDQFIASKEGVRRLRETFGAACAEMEGAAVAQVCAKAGVPFVVIRSVSDTADHDAQVDYRTFMPRVARHAKQVVRGMLARLGAGT, from the coding sequence ATGCTGGCGATCATGGGCGCGATGGACGAGGAGATCGAGTTGCTGCTGGAGGGCCTTCAGGGCCGCGAGGACCTGACCCGGCCCGGCGTGACCCTGTACCGGGGGACGCTGGACGGGGTGCCCGTGCTCCTCACCCAGAGTGGCATCGGCAAGGTGAACGCGGCGATGACGGCCACGTACCTGCTGCAGGAGGGCGCCACCCGCGTGATCTTTACCGGCGTGGCGGGCGGCGTCCACCCCGACCTGCGCGTGGGGGACATCGTGGTGAGCAGCGACCTCGTGCAGCACGACGTGGACGTGACGGCACTGAACTACGCCCCGGGGACCATCCCGGGGGAGGCGTCTTCTTGGGCTGCCGATGAGGCGCTGCGAACCGTCGCGCTGGAGGCTGCGGGCGAGATCGAGGGCGTGCAGGTGCTGGAGGGCCGGGTGGCGAGCGGCGACCAGTTCATCGCTTCAAAAGAGGGGGTGAGGCGCCTCAGGGAGACCTTCGGCGCGGCCTGTGCGGAGATGGAGGGGGCGGCGGTCGCGCAGGTGTGCGCCAAGGCGGGGGTGCCCTTCGTGGTGATCCGCTCGGTGAGCGACACGGCGGACCACGACGCGCAGGTGGACTACCGGACCTTCATGCCCCGCGTTGCCCGGCACGCCAAGCAGGTCGTGCGCGGGATGCTCGCCCGCCTGGGCGCCGGGACCTGA
- a CDS encoding Crp/Fnr family transcriptional regulator — MRGRAELLLSHAPVFQGAEAADLEPLAALAVFRTLARGEHLFREGDAVDTVYLVSSGSVRVYRLARGGTRELTLHVEGPRQLVAGVAAFQSRAEAPASAVALQTPTEVLCLPADAVRERVYGTPALARAVIAYFARRQAELLARVEGLVFSELGERLAGYLLEHAAEPHLLPTNSELAALLGTVPELVSRKLGEFYRLNLIHLERRRVRVLDRVELTRLARGNREG; from the coding sequence GTGAGAGGCCGCGCCGAACTGCTGCTGAGCCACGCCCCCGTCTTTCAGGGGGCGGAGGCCGCCGATCTGGAGCCCCTGGCCGCTCTGGCCGTCTTTCGCACCCTGGCGCGGGGCGAGCACCTCTTCCGCGAGGGGGACGCGGTGGACACCGTCTACCTCGTGAGTTCCGGCAGCGTGCGGGTGTACCGGCTGGCGCGGGGCGGCACGCGGGAACTCACCCTGCATGTGGAGGGTCCCCGGCAACTCGTCGCGGGGGTCGCCGCCTTCCAGAGCCGGGCGGAGGCCCCGGCGAGCGCGGTCGCGCTGCAAACCCCGACGGAAGTGCTGTGCCTGCCCGCCGACGCGGTGCGCGAACGGGTGTACGGCACTCCCGCCCTCGCCCGGGCCGTGATCGCCTACTTCGCGCGGCGCCAGGCCGAACTGCTCGCCCGGGTCGAGGGGCTGGTCTTCAGCGAACTCGGTGAGCGGCTCGCCGGATACCTGCTGGAGCACGCCGCCGAGCCGCACCTCCTCCCCACCAACAGTGAACTCGCCGCCCTGCTGGGCACGGTGCCCGAACTCGTCAGCCGCAAGCTGGGCGAGTTCTACCGGCTGAACCTGATCCACCTGGAGCGGCGAAGGGTGCGCGTGCTGGATAGGGTGGAACTCACCCGGCTGGCGCGGGGGAACCGGGAGGGATGA
- a CDS encoding LrgB family protein, protein MTWVALTLLAFGLGVVAQARTRHPLANPTLVATVIVAGILLVTRTPYEGYAAEVRPISFLLGPAVVALAVPLYRLRALLVREWRVMVIGGLAGTLVGVGVDTLLPRLLGLSAEAQRSLTTATATSPVAVQLAGLTGAPPALAATLAVLSGLLGALVLPQALTRLGVRHPLARGIAIGSVSHGIGTARAREEGETTGAASSIGMGLAALVVTLVVALLR, encoded by the coding sequence GTGACCTGGGTGGCCCTCACCCTCCTGGCCTTCGGGCTGGGCGTGGTGGCGCAGGCGCGGACGCGGCATCCGCTGGCGAATCCGACGCTGGTAGCGACCGTCATCGTCGCGGGGATACTACTGGTGACGCGGACGCCATATGAGGGGTACGCGGCGGAGGTCCGGCCCATCTCCTTCCTGCTCGGCCCGGCGGTGGTGGCGCTCGCCGTGCCGCTGTACCGGCTGCGAGCCCTGCTGGTCCGGGAGTGGCGGGTGATGGTGATCGGGGGCCTGGCGGGCACGCTGGTCGGCGTGGGGGTGGACACCCTGCTGCCCCGGCTGCTGGGCCTGAGCGCCGAGGCGCAGCGGTCCCTCACCACGGCCACGGCCACGAGCCCGGTCGCGGTACAGCTCGCGGGGCTGACGGGCGCGCCGCCCGCGCTCGCCGCCACGCTCGCCGTGCTGTCGGGGCTACTGGGGGCGCTCGTGTTGCCGCAGGCCCTGACCCGCCTGGGGGTGCGCCACCCCCTCGCCCGCGGCATCGCCATCGGCAGCGTCTCCCACGGCATCGGCACCGCCCGCGCCCGCGAGGAGGGCGAGACGACGGGCGCCGCGAGCAGCATCGGCATGGGGCTGGCCGCGCTCGTCGTGACACTGGTGGTGGCGCTGCTGCGGTAG
- a CDS encoding Lrp/AsnC family transcriptional regulator, which translates to MSQPELDATDRRILAILQRDARIPNTELADEIGLTPAPTLRRVRRLEEEGIISRYVALLDPKRVGRDLLVLVRVTLDKQTKQGFETFAEHMRGRPEVLECYLCLGDTDYLLKVCVPDLDAYQNFLVDVLASSPGVRNTASTIVVKQEKYTTSLPLE; encoded by the coding sequence ATGTCACAGCCCGAACTGGACGCCACTGACCGCCGCATCCTCGCCATCCTCCAGCGCGACGCCCGCATTCCGAACACCGAACTCGCCGACGAGATCGGCCTGACGCCCGCGCCCACCCTGCGGCGGGTGCGGCGGCTGGAGGAGGAGGGCATCATCAGCCGGTACGTGGCGCTGCTCGATCCCAAGCGGGTGGGGCGCGACCTGCTCGTGCTCGTGCGGGTCACGCTCGACAAGCAGACCAAGCAGGGCTTCGAAACCTTCGCCGAGCACATGCGGGGCCGCCCGGAGGTGCTGGAGTGTTACCTCTGCCTGGGCGACACCGACTACCTCCTCAAGGTCTGCGTGCCCGACCTCGACGCCTACCAGAACTTCCTGGTGGACGTGCTGGCCTCCAGCCCCGGCGTGCGGAACACCGCGAGCACCATCGTGGTCAAGCAGGAGAAGTACACGACGAGCCTGCCGCTGGAGTGA
- a CDS encoding aldo/keto reductase: MLQREFGTTGLRVSVLGLGAGQVGAEALPEAEAERLLHRALDLGITLIDTARGYGLSEERVGRYLASRRDEFVLSTKGGYGVEGVGDWTPGSIRLGIERALRVMRTDRIDIFHLHSCPPDTLRRDDLLAELDRARDAGLIRVAAYSGENEALAWAAESGRFGSIQTSVNLTDQWSLHHVLPGAAARGLGVIAKRPIANAAWQFSKRPVGQYAEVYWERLQTLRLDPGDLDWNEFALRFSAFAPGVSSAIVGTARVENLERNVAVVEKGPLPAELLRQIEAAWAEHGQGWGGEV; this comes from the coding sequence ATGCTGCAACGTGAGTTTGGAACTACGGGCCTGAGGGTCAGCGTGCTGGGGCTGGGAGCGGGCCAAGTCGGGGCCGAGGCCCTGCCCGAAGCGGAGGCCGAGCGGCTGCTCCACCGCGCCCTTGACCTCGGCATCACCCTGATCGACACGGCGCGCGGCTACGGCCTGAGTGAGGAACGAGTCGGCCGTTACCTCGCCAGCCGCCGCGACGAGTTCGTGCTGAGCACCAAGGGCGGCTACGGGGTGGAGGGCGTGGGGGACTGGACGCCCGGCAGCATCCGCCTGGGCATCGAGCGTGCCCTGCGGGTGATGCGGACGGACCGCATCGACATCTTCCACCTGCATTCCTGCCCACCCGACACCCTACGGCGGGACGACCTGCTCGCCGAACTCGACCGGGCACGGGATGCGGGCCTGATCCGGGTCGCGGCCTACAGCGGCGAGAACGAGGCGCTGGCGTGGGCCGCGGAGTCGGGCCGTTTTGGCAGTATTCAGACGAGTGTGAACCTCACCGACCAGTGGAGCCTGCACCACGTCCTGCCCGGGGCGGCGGCAAGGGGACTGGGCGTGATCGCCAAGCGGCCCATCGCCAACGCCGCCTGGCAATTCAGCAAGCGCCCGGTGGGTCAGTACGCGGAGGTGTACTGGGAACGGTTGCAGACGCTGCGTCTGGACCCCGGCGACCTGGACTGGAACGAGTTCGCCCTGCGCTTCTCGGCCTTTGCCCCAGGAGTGAGCAGCGCCATCGTGGGCACGGCGAGGGTGGAGAACCTGGAGCGGAACGTGGCCGTCGTGGAGAAAGGGCCGCTGCCCGCTGAGTTGCTGAGGCAGATTGAAGCGGCCTGGGCGGAACACGGGCAAGGGTGGGGCGGGGAAGTTTAG
- a CDS encoding ABC transporter ATP-binding protein, whose amino-acid sequence MYSRPSRLPPVVRDPNAPRVKRDPRQLRRLLAYARPYRGLFVLGLLATLVASGLNLFFPLLFGRLIDASFLRVGSTDTGPLDRTVLMLLGIFALSALFGAAQSYLLSRVGAGVVADLRRSLFGHLLTLSPRFFADHKTGDLTSRLTADVGTVQTVTSTALAQLAAQTVSFVGAVILLVTTSPRLSLLTLAVIPLVIGTAFTIGRRIRRVSREVQDRVADANASAEEAISGVRVVQSFTAEEVERGRYGRGVVASFLAALKRARLQALMNGTMSFLTFGSLAALLWYGGRQVMAGNLTPGNLVTFLIYALQVGGTVAALTGIFNQFQEALGASGRIFELLDERSDLPEPARPAPLTRAEGRVTFDHVSFQYGDVPTLRDVSFDVPAGQVVALVGPSGAGKTTLVNLIPRFWDVTSGSLRVDGRDVREYALAELRAQVGLVPQETLLFSGSVEENIRYGRPDATFEEVEAAARAANAHTFISAFPQGYTTVVGERGVKLSGGQRQRVAIARALLKDPRILILDEATSALDNESESLVQAALETLMQGRTTFVIAHRLSTIRGADRILVLNAGEVVEDGTHAQLIAAGGLYRDLYELQFRKEQEERAELV is encoded by the coding sequence ATGTACTCCCGCCCCTCTCGCCTGCCCCCCGTGGTCCGTGACCCGAATGCCCCAAGGGTCAAACGTGACCCCCGGCAGCTCCGGCGCCTGCTCGCCTACGCGCGGCCCTACCGGGGCCTGTTCGTGCTGGGGCTGCTCGCCACGCTCGTCGCCAGCGGGCTGAACCTCTTCTTCCCGCTGCTGTTCGGGCGGCTGATCGACGCCTCCTTCCTGCGGGTGGGGAGCACGGACACCGGGCCGCTCGACCGGACGGTGCTGATGTTGCTGGGCATCTTCGCGCTCAGTGCCCTGTTCGGGGCCGCCCAGTCGTACCTGCTGTCCCGGGTGGGGGCGGGGGTGGTGGCTGACCTGCGCCGCTCGCTCTTCGGGCACCTGTTGACGCTCTCGCCGCGTTTTTTCGCGGACCACAAGACGGGCGACCTGACGAGCCGCCTGACGGCGGACGTGGGCACGGTGCAGACGGTGACGAGCACGGCCCTCGCGCAACTCGCCGCACAGACGGTCAGCTTTGTCGGGGCCGTCATCCTGCTCGTGACGACCAGCCCGCGCCTGAGCCTGCTCACGCTGGCGGTGATTCCGCTGGTGATCGGCACGGCCTTCACCATCGGGCGCCGCATCCGCCGGGTCAGCCGCGAGGTGCAGGACCGGGTAGCCGACGCGAACGCCAGCGCCGAGGAGGCGATCAGCGGTGTGCGGGTCGTGCAGAGCTTCACCGCCGAGGAGGTCGAGCGGGGCCGCTACGGGCGGGGGGTGGTCGCCTCCTTCCTCGCCGCGCTGAAACGCGCCCGCCTCCAGGCCCTGATGAACGGCACCATGAGCTTCCTGACCTTCGGCTCGCTCGCCGCGCTGCTGTGGTACGGCGGGCGGCAGGTCATGGCGGGGAACCTGACGCCGGGCAACCTCGTGACCTTCCTGATCTACGCGCTTCAGGTCGGCGGGACGGTGGCGGCGCTGACGGGCATCTTCAACCAGTTTCAGGAGGCGCTGGGCGCGTCGGGCCGCATCTTCGAGCTGTTGGACGAGCGCAGCGATCTGCCCGAGCCCGCCCGCCCCGCTCCCCTGACCCGGGCTGAGGGCCGCGTCACCTTCGACCACGTCTCCTTTCAGTACGGGGACGTGCCCACCCTGAGGGACGTGAGCTTCGACGTGCCCGCCGGTCAGGTCGTCGCCCTCGTCGGGCCGAGCGGGGCGGGCAAGACGACGCTGGTAAACCTGATTCCGCGTTTCTGGGACGTGACAAGTGGCTCGTTGCGGGTGGACGGGCGTGACGTGCGGGAGTACGCACTGGCGGAATTGCGCGCCCAGGTCGGCCTGGTGCCGCAGGAGACACTGCTGTTCTCCGGCTCGGTCGAGGAAAACATCCGCTACGGGCGCCCGGACGCCACGTTCGAGGAGGTCGAGGCCGCCGCCCGCGCCGCAAACGCCCACACCTTCATCTCCGCTTTCCCGCAGGGGTATACCACGGTGGTCGGCGAGCGCGGGGTCAAGCTCAGCGGCGGACAGCGGCAGCGGGTCGCCATCGCCCGCGCGCTCCTCAAAGACCCCCGCATCCTCATCCTCGACGAGGCGACGAGTGCCCTGGACAACGAGTCCGAATCGCTCGTTCAGGCCGCCCTGGAAACGCTGATGCAGGGCCGCACCACCTTCGTGATCGCGCACCGCCTCTCCACCATCCGGGGGGCCGACCGCATCCTCGTCCTGAATGCCGGGGAGGTCGTGGAGGACGGGACGCACGCGCAGCTTATCGCGGCGGGTGGGTTGTACCGCGACCTGTACGAACTCCAGTTCCGCAAGGAGCAGGAGGAACGGGCGGAACTCGTCTAA
- a CDS encoding CidA/LrgA family protein → MSRPASLTGSLPAPARFVLGLGVLTGFAALGTGLVTALHLPLPGSVVGMVLLWAALSLGVVRLHWLAEAADGLLGVLGLLFVPATVGVVEYLSAGAAWALWLLVMLAGLLLGAGVAGLLAARLVRG, encoded by the coding sequence GTGAGCCGACCTGCCTCGCTGACAGGAAGCCTGCCCGCCCCCGCGCGCTTCGTGCTGGGGCTCGGAGTGCTGACCGGCTTCGCCGCGCTGGGCACCGGGCTGGTCACTGCCCTGCACCTTCCCCTGCCGGGCTCGGTCGTGGGGATGGTCTTGCTGTGGGCAGCGCTGTCGCTGGGCGTGGTGCGGCTGCACTGGCTCGCGGAGGCGGCGGACGGGCTGCTCGGTGTCCTGGGGCTGCTGTTTGTCCCCGCCACCGTCGGCGTGGTCGAGTACCTGTCGGCGGGGGCGGCGTGGGCGCTGTGGCTGCTCGTGATGCTCGCGGGGCTGCTGCTGGGAGCCGGGGTGGCGGGGTTGCTGGCGGCGCGGCTGGTCAGGGGGTGA
- the ald gene encoding alanine dehydrogenase, with the protein MKIGLPKEIKVKENRVALTPGGVGTLVRRGHSVVVEEGAGLGSGISDHEYVAAGAVMGTAADAWAAEMVMKVKEPIESEYGYLRDDLLLFTYLHLAADRPLTEALLAAGTTAVAYETVQLEDGSLPLLMPMSEVAGRLSVQAGAYHLQKPVGGRGVLLGGVPGVQAGHVVIIGGGVVGTNAAKMAMGLGAKVTVLDVSHRRLTYLDDVFFGKLTTMMSSEANIRALLPEADLLIGAVLIPGAKAPHLVTRDMLPLMQEGSVIVDVAVDQGGCVETIHATTHDDPTYVVDGVIHYGVANMPGAVPRTSTFALTNQTLPYALMLADHGTAALHRNRALMLGLNTHGGKLTYQGVADAFELPAVEAAAVLA; encoded by the coding sequence ATGAAGATCGGTCTTCCGAAGGAAATCAAGGTTAAGGAAAACCGCGTGGCGCTCACGCCCGGCGGGGTGGGCACCCTGGTGCGGCGCGGCCACTCGGTCGTCGTCGAGGAGGGCGCGGGGCTGGGCAGCGGCATCAGCGACCACGAGTACGTGGCGGCGGGGGCCGTGATGGGCACGGCGGCGGACGCCTGGGCCGCCGAGATGGTCATGAAGGTCAAGGAGCCCATCGAGAGCGAGTACGGGTACCTGCGCGACGACCTGCTCCTCTTCACCTACCTCCACCTCGCCGCCGACCGTCCCCTTACCGAGGCGCTGCTCGCGGCGGGCACCACCGCCGTCGCTTACGAGACGGTGCAGCTTGAGGACGGCAGCCTGCCCCTCCTGATGCCCATGTCGGAGGTCGCCGGGCGCCTGAGCGTGCAGGCGGGCGCGTACCACCTCCAGAAGCCGGTCGGTGGGCGCGGCGTGCTGCTGGGCGGCGTGCCTGGGGTGCAGGCGGGCCACGTGGTCATCATCGGCGGCGGCGTGGTGGGCACGAACGCCGCGAAGATGGCGATGGGGCTGGGGGCCAAGGTCACGGTCCTCGACGTGTCGCACCGCCGCCTGACCTACCTCGACGACGTGTTCTTCGGCAAGCTCACCACCATGATGAGCAGCGAGGCGAACATCCGCGCCCTGCTGCCCGAGGCGGACCTCCTCATCGGCGCGGTCCTGATTCCCGGCGCGAAGGCCCCGCACCTCGTCACGCGCGACATGCTCCCGCTGATGCAGGAGGGCAGCGTCATCGTGGACGTGGCGGTGGACCAGGGCGGCTGCGTGGAGACCATTCACGCCACCACCCACGACGACCCGACCTACGTGGTGGACGGCGTGATCCACTACGGCGTGGCGAACATGCCGGGCGCCGTGCCGCGCACGAGCACGTTTGCGCTGACTAACCAGACCCTCCCCTACGCCCTCATGCTGGCAGACCACGGGACCGCGGCCCTGCACCGCAACCGCGCGCTCATGCTCGGCCTGAACACCCACGGGGGCAAGCTGACGTACCAGGGCGTGGCGGACGCCTTCGAGCTGCCCGCAGTGGAGGCGGCGGCGGTGCTGGCGTAG
- a CDS encoding Ada metal-binding domain-containing protein, whose product MPQVLSPTPQDEARWPAVLNRDASQDGQFSYGVRSTGISCRPSCPSRRPRRENVRFFDDPEGAQAAGFRPCLRCKPGEVEARRRAALHVQHLLDTVEPTPSLAQLAGAVGFSPFHPQRVFKAETGLSPNQYALARRGERVRRELREGASVTAALYGAGHAASPPAQHDGFPRGQRKPSLGFLPA is encoded by the coding sequence ATGCCTCAGGTGCTCTCGCCCACCCCCCAAGACGAGGCCCGCTGGCCGGCCGTGCTGAACCGCGACGCCTCGCAGGACGGGCAGTTCTCCTACGGCGTGCGCTCCACGGGCATCTCCTGCCGCCCCTCGTGCCCGTCCCGCCGACCGAGGCGCGAGAACGTCCGGTTCTTCGACGACCCGGAGGGTGCCCAGGCGGCGGGCTTCCGCCCCTGCCTGCGCTGCAAGCCCGGCGAGGTCGAGGCCCGGCGCCGCGCCGCGCTGCACGTCCAGCACCTCCTCGACACCGTGGAGCCCACGCCGTCCCTCGCGCAGCTCGCCGGGGCGGTGGGGTTCAGCCCCTTCCACCCCCAGCGGGTGTTCAAGGCGGAGACGGGCCTGAGCCCCAACCAGTACGCCCTGGCGCGGCGGGGCGAGCGCGTCCGGCGCGAACTGCGGGAGGGCGCGAGCGTCACGGCGGCCCTGTACGGCGCCGGGCACGCTGCTTCGCCTCCGGCTCAGCATGACGGGTTCCCTCGTGGGCAGCGAAAGCCGAGCCTAGGCTTTCTGCCTGCTTAG
- a CDS encoding phosphatidylserine decarboxylase has protein sequence MRLPRRLLLLAALGGAAAWYLQNVLRFRDPVRVPLSQAGAVLSPADGLVTFVRRIQDGRVEVESSAAVDIPNLTGMEVGEGWLLGLLVGPLDVRYVYAPVGGVARTVHLGGSQGSAPLAQALTTARLLTGRPAGVLGRPGLTGKERHTTILSGKYGDAGVTLVGGRSGLGAVTYARPGAEVRAGHKLAFLEGSGLVLLTLPLAAVPLVSVGDRVTGAETVAALFGWLFG, from the coding sequence ATGCGCCTGCCGCGCCGTCTCCTGCTCCTGGCCGCCCTGGGGGGTGCCGCCGCGTGGTATCTGCAAAACGTCCTCCGTTTCCGCGATCCCGTCCGGGTCCCGCTGTCGCAGGCCGGAGCCGTGCTGAGCCCCGCCGACGGCCTCGTCACGTTCGTGCGCCGGATTCAGGACGGGCGGGTGGAGGTGGAATCGTCCGCCGCTGTGGACATTCCGAATCTCACCGGGATGGAGGTGGGGGAGGGCTGGCTGCTCGGCCTCCTCGTGGGGCCGCTGGACGTTCGTTACGTGTACGCGCCGGTAGGTGGGGTGGCGCGAACCGTCCACCTGGGTGGGAGTCAGGGGAGCGCGCCCCTTGCACAAGCTCTGACAACCGCACGCCTCCTGACCGGTCGGCCCGCTGGTGTACTCGGGAGGCCGGGGCTGACCGGAAAGGAGCGGCATACCACCATCTTGTCGGGCAAATACGGGGACGCGGGCGTCACCCTGGTTGGAGGTAGGAGTGGCCTGGGCGCCGTCACCTATGCCCGCCCCGGTGCAGAGGTTCGTGCGGGGCACAAGCTGGCCTTCCTGGAGGGGAGTGGCCTCGTCCTGCTCACGCTGCCCCTGGCCGCCGTGCCACTGGTCAGCGTGGGGGACCGGGTGACCGGAGCGGAGACGGTGGCGGCGCTCTTCGGCTGGCTCTTCGGCTGA
- a CDS encoding peptidylprolyl isomerase, giving the protein MRSLMLAALLVASAALAQSTPAPTFTPVPYLSAAPVRTFKEPGWVIDPAKTYRAILKTTKGDVTLELYARRAPKAVNSFVFLALNHFYDGTRFHRVVEGFMAQGGDPLSADAAQKAKWGTGGPGYGFFVELDPGLTFNSAGVLGMARSQSYFSQGSQFFITLAPADFLNGEYTVFGKVVAGQDVLAKLTRTATSGQGGETPIQGAEPDRIQSVQILVSQ; this is encoded by the coding sequence ATGCGCTCCCTGATGCTCGCCGCCCTGCTCGTCGCGTCTGCCGCCCTTGCCCAGAGCACCCCGGCGCCCACCTTCACCCCCGTCCCCTATCTCTCCGCCGCGCCCGTCCGCACCTTCAAGGAACCGGGCTGGGTCATCGATCCGGCGAAGACCTACCGCGCCATCCTTAAAACCACGAAGGGCGACGTGACCCTCGAGCTGTACGCGCGGCGGGCGCCCAAGGCCGTCAACAGCTTCGTCTTCCTCGCGCTTAACCACTTCTACGACGGCACGCGCTTTCACCGGGTCGTCGAGGGCTTCATGGCGCAGGGGGGCGATCCCCTCAGCGCGGACGCGGCGCAGAAGGCGAAGTGGGGGACGGGCGGCCCCGGGTACGGCTTCTTCGTGGAACTCGATCCGGGCCTGACCTTTAATTCCGCCGGGGTGCTGGGCATGGCCCGCTCACAGAGCTACTTCTCGCAGGGCAGCCAGTTTTTCATCACGCTGGCGCCCGCCGACTTCCTGAACGGCGAGTACACGGTCTTCGGCAAGGTCGTGGCCGGACAGGACGTGCTCGCCAAGCTCACGCGCACCGCGACGAGCGGCCAGGGCGGCGAGACGCCGATTCAGGGCGCCGAACCCGACCGGATTCAGAGCGTGCAGATTCTCGTGTCGCAGTGA
- a CDS encoding cupin domain-containing protein produces the protein MNRAQPPRVLASTPGGRSLLFRLEAGEGVPRHTHPQAQVVLAVLSGELHVTTGEDTHALSAAGVLTHDGNEPLLLEAARPGTQVLVTLLGG, from the coding sequence GTGAACCGCGCCCAGCCCCCGCGGGTCCTCGCCTCGACTCCCGGGGGCCGCAGCCTCCTCTTCCGCCTGGAGGCCGGGGAGGGCGTGCCCCGCCACACGCACCCCCAGGCCCAGGTCGTCCTCGCCGTCCTGAGCGGTGAACTGCACGTGACCACTGGGGAGGATACCCACGCCCTGTCCGCCGCCGGGGTCCTCACGCACGACGGGAACGAGCCCCTGTTGCTGGAGGCGGCCCGGCCCGGAACCCAGGTCCTCGTCACGCTGCTGGGAGGGTGA
- a CDS encoding ferredoxin: MPHIITSPCIGVKDQACTEVCPVECIYDGGDQYLIHPDECIDCGACVPACPVSAIFPEEDVPSGEEEFIVKNKAFFGL, translated from the coding sequence ATGCCCCATATCATCACCAGCCCCTGCATCGGCGTGAAGGACCAGGCCTGCACCGAGGTCTGCCCCGTGGAGTGCATCTACGACGGCGGCGACCAGTACCTGATCCACCCCGACGAGTGCATCGACTGCGGCGCCTGCGTGCCCGCCTGCCCCGTCAGCGCCATCTTCCCCGAGGAGGACGTGCCGAGCGGCGAGGAAGAGTTCATCGTCAAGAACAAGGCCTTCTTCGGGCTATGA
- a CDS encoding Uma2 family endonuclease: MSDPAFNFWEHAQEMTEEEYLRTEPESPVKREFVDGYAYPLHGRTLAQAGASSGHGEIALNIGAALLPQARRSNCRVYVADMRVSAENPTGRRVYYYPDVVGTCEPMELETTLSREPCLLVEVLSPSTGHVDRTDKLWAYTSLPSLQTYLIVDASKRFVRVIRRTADGWEETELRDEGTVPIPCLNTDLTLDDIYAGVLDR, from the coding sequence ATGAGTGACCCCGCCTTCAACTTCTGGGAACATGCCCAGGAGATGACGGAAGAAGAATACCTGCGAACCGAGCCGGAGAGCCCGGTCAAGCGGGAGTTCGTGGACGGGTACGCTTACCCCCTGCACGGGCGGACGTTGGCACAGGCGGGGGCGAGCAGCGGGCACGGGGAAATTGCGCTGAACATTGGGGCGGCCCTTCTGCCCCAGGCTCGCCGCTCAAACTGCCGAGTCTATGTGGCTGATATGCGTGTGAGCGCCGAGAACCCGACGGGGAGACGGGTGTACTACTACCCGGATGTGGTCGGCACGTGTGAACCTATGGAACTTGAGACCACACTCAGCCGCGAACCCTGCCTCCTCGTCGAGGTGCTGAGCCCCAGCACCGGCCATGTCGACCGCACCGACAAGCTCTGGGCCTATACCAGCCTTCCCAGCCTTCAGACCTACCTCATCGTGGACGCCTCAAAACGTTTCGTTCGAGTGATTCGGAGAACGGCGGATGGCTGGGAGGAGACAGAGCTGAGGGACGAGGGCACCGTCCCTATCCCCTGCCTGAACACCGACCTGACGCTCGACGACATCTACGCGGGTGTCCTCGACCGTTAG
- a CDS encoding group III truncated hemoglobin, which produces MTLPVTHPDAVFARLGDEALRRVLWAFYARATADEILGPVFTRKIGPFPRAGWPLHIARLEGFWRAVTGGPSAYRGQPGPAHADLGIDAPHFDRWLALWEETLREHLDPPEAEALLTLARRMRVNLERHAVAGKAQA; this is translated from the coding sequence ATGACCCTTCCCGTCACCCACCCGGACGCCGTCTTCGCCCGCCTGGGCGACGAGGCGCTGCGCCGCGTGCTGTGGGCGTTTTACGCGAGGGCGACGGCGGACGAAATACTCGGCCCCGTCTTCACCCGCAAGATCGGCCCCTTTCCGCGTGCCGGGTGGCCGCTGCACATTGCCCGGCTGGAGGGCTTCTGGCGGGCGGTGACGGGCGGCCCCAGCGCTTACCGGGGGCAACCCGGCCCGGCGCACGCGGACCTGGGCATCGACGCCCCGCACTTCGACCGCTGGCTGGCCCTGTGGGAGGAGACCCTGCGCGAACACCTCGATCCACCCGAAGCGGAGGCGCTCCTCACCCTCGCCCGGCGGATGCGGGTCAACCTGGAGCGGCACGCCGTGGCCGGGAAGGCGCAGGCGTGA